The genomic interval CTCGCCACGTGGGACCGGGCGGCCGACGCCCAGGCGTTCGAGCGCGGTCGGGTCGTTCGGTCCTGGGCCCGGGTGGCCGAGGAGCGGCTGCGGGTCACGCTGCGCCCCCTGGCCAGCCGCGGTGAGTGGTCGCGGCGCCGGCCGTTCGGCGACCCGGTCCCGACGCGCCACGACGGGCCGGTCGCCGCGCTGACCCGGGCCCGGATCACGGTCCGGCGCTCGGCGAGCTTCTGGCGCTCCGTACCGCCGGTGTCGGCCGACCTGCACCGCTCGAGCGGCCTTCGGCTCGCCGTGGGCATCGGCGAGGCGCCGGTCGGGCTGCAGGGCACGTTCAGCCTGTGGAACTCGGCGGCGTCCCTGACCGACTTCGCGCACCGGCGAGCCCCGCACCAGGAGGTCGTGCGCCGCACGGCCGAGCTCGGGTGGTACGCCGAGGAGCTGTTCGCCCGCTT from Actinomycetes bacterium carries:
- a CDS encoding monooxygenase is translated as MGDVPEVVTLHLWGVPLHRVPGAVTRMATHRALVGRGPGRPGFAKLLGTGDGRTFTVRDADPRHWGMLATWDRAADAQAFERGRVVRSWARVAEERLRVTLRPLASRGEWSRRRPFGDPVPTRHDGPVAALTRARITVRRSASFWRSVPPVSADLHRSSGLRLAVGIGEAPVGLQGTFSLWNSAASLTDFAHRRAPHQEVVRRTAELGWYAEELFARFAVLDVEGTFEGRTP